GCTTAACCAACTATCAAAAACGTGGACTTCACCCAGTTCGTGATGTCACATGTCACACAATTTATGGAAGTTACTAAAACTCTCAGAACTTAAGAGAAGTTAATTTTCATTCTCAAAACGAGCATTAATATTGAATTAGCCAACGAAAACGGTGGTTTTATGATTTTCTAATAACATGTCTTGCACGAAAGAAACGCTTCATAGTGATGTGATTTGTGACGTCACATCAACATCATTCCCACCATAAACCTTAAGTTTTCGTTCAACAATACTGTGATTTCAGGTGTGACGTCATACAGGTCACAGCTAATCACGTTGAAGTCACAGGTTAGTGTCAGAAAATGTTAGACCCCTTTATTTTTGTAAGCGTCTTGTCAGTATTCACTTTGATAGTTGCAGTTCTGTATAGCAAACGCATCCGTGAAGCTCATGAAAAGTATGTAGAAGCCAAGAGCATTATTGGCGACGTTATTTTCAGTTTTAATAGGCAGGTGCAAAGACAGGAGGACCAGCTTGAGATTTCAGCTCGCAAGGTCGATGTTCTTTCTAGTCATAACGAGCTTTTTACTGAAAAACTGGCAAAGCAGGAAAAAGAGGTCCAGGCGCTTGCGAAAAAGGTGAAATCCCTTTCTACTTTGGAAAAGGCGCTAACTAGAATTGACGTCTTGGAAGATAAGTTCGTTGAAGTTTCGTCGATGAGAGATACCTTGCTACAGAAAGTTGATGAGATGGAGAAACGAAGGTTTCACCAGATAGAGTTGGAAACAAAAATTGAATCAGCCATTCCAATAAAGCGAGAAAAAGCGTTGGCGCCGTTGACTACAACTGAACTTTCAGTTCTCGAGTTTCTAGCTATTGAAGGAGAAAAGACAGCGCCGGAAATAAAGGAGCGAATAAAACTTAGCAGAGAACACACGGCGCGTTTGATGAAGAAACTTTATGAAGGTGGTTATTTAGAGCGTAGCGCCAACAAAATTCCTTTCAAGTACCATCTGAAAGAAGAGATGCGGAAAATTCTCAGTAGACCTGAGCAGAAAGGCTAGTTGGTGTCGAGGTTCCTAGCTGCGTTTCGTAGTCTTTTCAGATTTTTCTCCATAGCCTTAAGGGGTTTAGATGGAGGCAGGTTGTAGTCAACTTTCTCTTTAGTTTCTAAG
The Candidatus Bathyarchaeota archaeon genome window above contains:
- a CDS encoding MarR family transcriptional regulator, which translates into the protein MLDPFIFVSVLSVFTLIVAVLYSKRIREAHEKYVEAKSIIGDVIFSFNRQVQRQEDQLEISARKVDVLSSHNELFTEKLAKQEKEVQALAKKVKSLSTLEKALTRIDVLEDKFVEVSSMRDTLLQKVDEMEKRRFHQIELETKIESAIPIKREKALAPLTTTELSVLEFLAIEGEKTAPEIKERIKLSREHTARLMKKLYEGGYLERSANKIPFKYHLKEEMRKILSRPEQKG